AACATCGGCAAGAATAGAATAAGGGATAATCATAACACCAGCGTACATTACACCGACACCAGCCATCGCAAGAATAAGCATATATTGATTTTTTATAAAATAAATGCTGATAAGGCCTGTTGCGCCGCATAAGAGACAAAGAATGAATGTTCCTTTACGGGTCAGTATTTTCGTAATATACGGTATTACCATTGACACAAAAAAACAGACAACACCGTACGCACCAAAACACACGCCTGCCCATTCAACACCTTCTATATATACATGTGACCCCTGTTCGGTCGCACCAAACACATGACGGGCAACAGTTACCGGAAAATACATGAACATACAGAATAAACCCATCCATGCAAATACTTGTACCCAGGCAAGCTGTTTCATCGTTGCGGGCATTTTCCCCAAATCTGATACCATCTCTTTAAAGCCTACCATCATTCCGGTCTTTTCATTTCTCATCTTGTTGAATGCTTCCATATCTTCCGGAGGATATTCCTTCGCGGTAAACACTGTCCACAATATACACACCATAAACACGCCTGCGCCGATATAAAATGAAAGTTTTACCACCCAAGGAACACCATGTGCACCAACTGTCTGCGTAAATCCAAAAACATGCTCCAATACATACGGTAACGTTGACGCCAATACTGACCCCATTGCAATTAAAACACTTTGGACAGCATAGCCCTTTGTCATTTGGTTTTTATTTAAATTGTCAGCGACAATTGCGCGAAACGGGCCCATGCTTACATTCACCGATCCATCAAGTATCCACAAAAGTCCCGCAGCCATCCACAAAGCGGCACTATTAGGCATAAGAACAAGTGCACAGGAAGCGAGTATCGCGCCGACAAGAAAGAACGGTTTACGGCGACCTAATTTACACCATGTACGATCGCTCCACCTTCCAATGATTGGCTGGATCAAGAGCCCGGTCATTGGTCCTGCTAGCCAAAGTATTGGTATTTGAGAAGGACTTGCGCCCAAATATTCATATATCGCGCTCATGTTGGCCATCTGCAAACCCCACCCGAATTGAATACCAAAAAAACCGAAACTCATGTTCCAGATTTGCCAAAAGCTCAAGCGTGGTCTTTCCATCTTCGTCTCTCCCTGTTTTATTTATTGTCCGGATTATTATACTCAGGGAGAGATTTCTCACCCCCTTATAAAAAAAAGGAAGAATCATATAGATTCTTCCTTTTTTTTATTTATGTATTCATCGGCATTCTATGATCGTGCCTCGCGTTATGTTTGTAATATTTATCGCTATTATATAGCAATACGAGTGATTTTACAATACAACTTTTTGATTTAGTAAACGTGTTATGCCTATTCCTCTACTGCTTCAAGCGATACTGTTTGCTCCATGTTCAGTTGTTTAACCATATTCTTTCCGCTTGCTTTTGCTTCATACATAAGCGTATCAGCATGCTTAAGCAGCACATCTAAAGTCAACAAATGGTCTACGTCTGACACTGTCACCGCGCCAATGCTTAACGTTACGCTCATTTTCCTCTCTTGCATTATGTCTTCAAATGCTTTTTTTATCCTTTCAACAGCAATAAACGCTTCATCAAAACTTGTTTCGGGATATAATACGGCAAACTCATCTCCGCCGAGACGACCAACAACATCGGTATTTCTTACCGAACGTTTTATGGCTTCTGCGACATCGCATAAAAGTCTGTCTCCTGTCTTATGACCATTGTCATCATTTACTTTCTTAAAATTATCTACGTCAAGATACACAAGCGTCAGGGGATGATGATAACGAAATGCGCGGTTCACTTCATTCTGTGCCATTTCACAAAAAAAACGCCTATTGGCTAACTGCGTGAGAAAATCTGTACGCGCTTGTACTTTTTCTCTGTCTAAAGATTCTTTAAATTCGGATAGAATACGAATAATAATAAGAAAAAACACACCGTTAACAACTATGTTCCAATAAGGAATGAGTGTGTCAATATATGACCGAGACATGACAACATCGCCAATCACCCATGAGACGATACACAACGCCAAAACAAAAACACCAGCGATTGCATTGATATACCACACGGTAAAAAAGAGCGGTATGAGATAAAATACAGTGAACGCGAGCTGCATGTGGGCATATGCATCCATTATTCCGAGGATAGCAACAAGGAGGGCAGATAAGACTAATATTGAATACGGAGAAAAAGATTTTTCTTCTATGCTATTATCTCGGAGTATGTATTTCATCTCGTTTCAGCTCTTATTGCTTCTTTTTTTTGTAATAGGTATCAAGAAGTTTTAGTAATCGCGCAGGTACCCGATACCCTAATTGCATGGCTTTATCTAAATCTTCTTTACACGCATCAAACTTTTTCTTAACACTGTACGCTACCCCTCTATTATAATACGCTTCGGCAAACTGAGGGTTCAAATCTACCGCCTTTGAATAATCCGCAATCGCTTTATCATAGTCTTTTTTCTTGTAATACGAAACACCTCGATTATGATACACAAAAAATATGTTAGGATCTATTTGTATCGCTTTACTGTAATCTGAAAGAGATTCTTCAATATTACTTTTTTTGTATTCTGCAACACCTCGATTACTATACGCAAGCGCACTCTTGGGATTTGCCTCTATTGCGCTGGTATAAGCAGCATGCGCATCATCAACTTTATTCAGCGCCATACATATGTCACCTTTTCCCATATGCACAAGGCTGTTTCGCGGATCAATGGTAAGTGCCTGTGTATAATCATTAAGTGCATTATCATAGTCTTTCATTCCTGCATACACGCTTGCCCGTCCAATATATGATTTTACATAAAGCGGATTAATTGCAATCGCTTTTGTAAAGTCATTGACCGCTTCTGTTGTGCTCCCTGTTGCTGAATAAGTTAATCCCCTATTGTGGTACAGTATTGCGCGGTTAGGACTGCACTGAATAGCGTTATTAAAATCTGAAAGCGCTTTTTCATACTGGCCGGCGTCAAAATGCATGAGCCCTCGGTTATTGTACGCAAGATCAATTTGAGGATTCAATGTTATCGCTGAGGTATAATCACTCATTGCCTTATCATTTTCACCCCATTGAGTGTACAGTAACCCTCGATTATAATATGCGAGCGCGTTTTCAGGATCGTTCTCTATAATCTCATTAACGTGCGCAAACGCTTCTTCATACATACCTTTTTTATACTTGTCGACAACCTCGACAAGTGATGCGTTGTCACTATCGGCTTGTGTACCGCCTTCACAAGCTGCCGTACCGGCAACGCTGATACATAGTAAGAGACATAGATATACCTGTCTTTTCATATTCTCTCAGAACCTCTTATCCCTGTAACACATTCAGTGCTTTTGCATTATCATTTGTTGATAATACCAGTCGCGATGACGATGCGCTTCCTGCAGTAGTCCCAGACACATGCTGCAGATCTATACCGTTTTGGGCAAGCGTCTCACAAAACTCCTGCAGTATGCCCGTTTTATTTTCTAAGTCAACGATCACCACTTCTTTTTCGCTTATAGCGTCATATCCTGCAGCCTTTAAAGTTTCAGATGCCGCATCATTATTATCTGTCACTATAATTACTTCTGCATCACTGGTATTATCCTTTTTATATCCAGCTATTGCTTCAATATTTATTCCTTTTCCTGCCACTAAAGATGCTATTTTTGCCAGACCGCCAATTTCATTC
This Candidatus Ancaeobacter aquaticus DNA region includes the following protein-coding sequences:
- a CDS encoding MFS transporter, whose product is MERPRLSFWQIWNMSFGFFGIQFGWGLQMANMSAIYEYLGASPSQIPILWLAGPMTGLLIQPIIGRWSDRTWCKLGRRKPFFLVGAILASCALVLMPNSAALWMAAGLLWILDGSVNVSMGPFRAIVADNLNKNQMTKGYAVQSVLIAMGSVLASTLPYVLEHVFGFTQTVGAHGVPWVVKLSFYIGAGVFMVCILWTVFTAKEYPPEDMEAFNKMRNEKTGMMVGFKEMVSDLGKMPATMKQLAWVQVFAWMGLFCMFMYFPVTVARHVFGATEQGSHVYIEGVEWAGVCFGAYGVVCFFVSMVIPYITKILTRKGTFILCLLCGATGLISIYFIKNQYMLILAMAGVGVMYAGVMIIPYSILADVLPPEKMGVFMGVFNLFITIPEIIISLFFGWIMGHILGDNRTLGVVSGGICMIVSAILVLRVCDKGPEEYKEQIAA
- a CDS encoding GGDEF domain-containing protein, which gives rise to MKYILRDNSIEEKSFSPYSILVLSALLVAILGIMDAYAHMQLAFTVFYLIPLFFTVWYINAIAGVFVLALCIVSWVIGDVVMSRSYIDTLIPYWNIVVNGVFFLIIIRILSEFKESLDREKVQARTDFLTQLANRRFFCEMAQNEVNRAFRYHHPLTLVYLDVDNFKKVNDDNGHKTGDRLLCDVAEAIKRSVRNTDVVGRLGGDEFAVLYPETSFDEAFIAVERIKKAFEDIMQERKMSVTLSIGAVTVSDVDHLLTLDVLLKHADTLMYEAKASGKNMVKQLNMEQTVSLEAVEE
- a CDS encoding tetratricopeptide repeat protein, which codes for MKRQVYLCLLLCISVAGTAACEGGTQADSDNASLVEVVDKYKKGMYEEAFAHVNEIIENDPENALAYYNRGLLYTQWGENDKAMSDYTSAITLNPQIDLAYNNRGLMHFDAGQYEKALSDFNNAIQCSPNRAILYHNRGLTYSATGSTTEAVNDFTKAIAINPLYVKSYIGRASVYAGMKDYDNALNDYTQALTIDPRNSLVHMGKGDICMALNKVDDAHAAYTSAIEANPKSALAYSNRGVAEYKKSNIEESLSDYSKAIQIDPNIFFVYHNRGVSYYKKKDYDKAIADYSKAVDLNPQFAEAYYNRGVAYSVKKKFDACKEDLDKAMQLGYRVPARLLKLLDTYYKKKKQ